DNA sequence from the Sulfurimonas sp. HSL3-7 genome:
TCGGTACGCTGAGAGGTGAACTTCGGCACAAGATGTGCTGAAGCTAGAACAAAAATCGTACGCCGACGAAATAGCTGCGGTTGTAGTAGGCGTTGCTGCGCTCTTTCGTCGGCGTCTTGATAGCTCTGTAACCGGTCGTGACGAAGGCTCTCTCCATCAATTGGATATCGAAGTTTGCCTGGTACTCGGTATAACTGGTCGACTGTTCAAACGTAAGCACCTCGGGCGCATAGTAGAACTGTCCGCCGATGTGCAGCGGGATAGCAATATCCAAAGGAAGGGTATAGTCACCCACAATACCGATCGGCATGACAAAGACTGTCTGGTCATTGTCAAGCGGTGTAAAGGCGATTTTCAGGCCGAGTCCCAGCATCAGTTCCTGGGCCAATGCAGATGTCGACTGCACCACAAACCCTACTTCCGACAGAATTTCAGGGTCTTGATCGTACGGAAGTCGGCTGTGCGCATTGTCACCCTTCATCAGTCTCGCCTTGAGCATAAAGCTGTCAGGTTCGATAGCGTGATTGAACTGCCCCATGTCC
Encoded proteins:
- a CDS encoding YfaZ family outer membrane protein, with amino-acid sequence MLKKLLIGLLLSGSVSYAMHEFELNLNNKDLDLHLGLDMGQFNHAIEPDSFMLKARLMKGDNAHSRLPYDQDPEILSEVGFVVQSTSALAQELMLGLGLKIAFTPLDNDQTVFVMPIGIVGDYTLPLDIAIPLHIGGQFYYAPEVLTFEQSTSYTEYQANFDIQLMERAFVTTGYRAIKTPTKERSNAYYNRSYFVGVRFLF